In Haliaeetus albicilla chromosome 14, bHalAlb1.1, whole genome shotgun sequence, one genomic interval encodes:
- the LOC104320951 gene encoding histone H2B 5 isoform X2 — translation MPEPAKSTSAPKKGSKKAVTKTQKKGDKKRHKSRKESYSIYVYKVLKQVHPDTGISSKAMGIMNSFVNDIFERIAGEASRLAHYNKRSTITSREIQTAVRLLLPGELAKHAVSEGTKAVTKYTSSK, via the coding sequence ATGCCAGAGCCAGCAAAGTCCACCTCTGCCCCCAAAAAGGGCTCCAAGAAAGCCGTGACGAAGACCCAGAAGAAGGGCGATAAGAAGCGGCATAAGAGCAGGAAAGAGAGCTACTCCATCTACGTCTACAAGGTGCTGAAGCAGGTCCACCCCGACACCGGCATCTCCTCCAAGGCAATGGGCATCATGAACTCCTTTGTCAACGACATCTTTGAGCGCATCGCTGGAGAAGCCTCCCGCCTGGCCCATTACAACAAGCGCTCCACCATCACCTCGCGGGAGATTCAGACGGCCGTGcgcctgctgctcccaggagagCTGGCCAAGCACGCCGTCTCGGAGGGCACCAA